In the Thermococcus sp. MAR1 genome, one interval contains:
- the dph5 gene encoding diphthine synthase gives MAIYFIGLGLYDEKDITLKGLETARKCDLIFAEFYTSLLAGTTLDKVEELIGKPIRRLSREEVELHFERIVLSEAKERDVAFLTAGDPMVATTHSDLRIRAKELGIESYVIHAPSIYSAIAITGLQIYKFGKSATVAYPEKNWFPTSHYDVIKENMERNLHTMLFLDIKAEQNRYMTANEAMEILLQVEEMKKENVFTPDTLVVVLARAGSLNPTLRAGYVRDMIREDFGRQPHVMVVPGRLHVVEAEYLVAFAGAPKEILDET, from the coding sequence ATGGCGATATACTTCATAGGACTCGGCCTTTACGACGAGAAGGACATCACGCTCAAAGGACTTGAAACCGCCAGAAAGTGCGACTTAATCTTTGCGGAATTTTACACCTCCCTCCTAGCGGGTACTACCCTGGATAAGGTGGAAGAGCTTATCGGAAAGCCAATTCGACGACTGAGCAGGGAGGAGGTCGAACTTCACTTTGAGCGCATTGTGCTGAGCGAAGCCAAGGAGAGGGACGTGGCCTTCCTCACCGCAGGCGATCCAATGGTGGCGACGACTCACTCCGACCTCAGGATACGGGCCAAGGAGCTGGGAATCGAGAGCTACGTCATTCACGCCCCGAGCATCTACTCGGCGATAGCGATAACCGGACTGCAGATATACAAGTTTGGCAAGAGCGCAACCGTTGCCTACCCCGAGAAGAACTGGTTTCCGACGAGCCACTACGACGTGATAAAGGAGAACATGGAAAGAAACCTGCACACGATGCTCTTCCTCGACATAAAGGCCGAGCAGAACCGCTACATGACGGCCAACGAGGCGATGGAAATACTGCTCCAGGTAGAGGAAATGAAGAAGGAAAACGTCTTCACCCCGGACACGCTGGTGGTGGTTCTTGCGAGGGCGGGCTCGCTGAACCCGACGCTCAGGGCAGGATACGTCAGGGACATGATCAGGGAGGACTTTGGGAGACAGCCCCACGTTATGGTCGTTCCGGGCA
- a CDS encoding helix-turn-helix domain-containing protein: MLEKEKEALAKRIAGEITLSSDPGKTMRKWREIFGISQTELAEYLGVSSSVISDYEGGRRKSPGASTIRKFVEALLEIDERRGGNVIKAFSKTIGSELPTSAILDIREFALPLTIRDLVGAVKGDVVANMHLLDRRIYGYTVVDSIKAILEMSSEEFLKLYGWTTERALIFTKVTTGRSPMIAVRVQGLKPAVVVLHGVKKLDELAVKLAERERVPLVISHASSEAELITGLRRLVEKTEKEL, encoded by the coding sequence ATGCTTGAAAAGGAAAAAGAAGCCCTGGCAAAGAGAATAGCGGGGGAAATAACCCTCTCCTCCGACCCCGGCAAAACCATGCGCAAATGGCGCGAGATCTTCGGAATCAGCCAGACAGAACTCGCCGAATACCTCGGCGTCTCTTCTTCGGTCATAAGCGACTACGAGGGGGGCAGGAGGAAGAGCCCGGGTGCGTCGACCATAAGGAAGTTCGTTGAGGCCCTCCTGGAGATCGACGAGCGTCGCGGTGGAAACGTCATCAAGGCCTTCAGCAAGACCATCGGTAGCGAGCTTCCGACGAGCGCAATACTCGACATCAGGGAATTTGCTCTGCCTCTCACCATTAGAGATCTGGTCGGGGCCGTGAAGGGGGACGTCGTAGCCAACATGCACCTCCTCGACAGGCGCATATACGGTTACACCGTTGTTGACAGCATAAAGGCGATCCTCGAGATGAGCAGCGAGGAGTTCCTCAAGCTCTACGGCTGGACGACGGAGAGGGCACTGATATTCACCAAGGTCACAACTGGAAGGAGCCCGATGATAGCGGTTCGCGTTCAGGGGCTCAAACCGGCCGTTGTGGTTCTTCACGGGGTCAAGAAGCTCGACGAGCTCGCAGTAAAGCTGGCCGAGCGCGAGAGAGTTCCACTAGTCATCTCTCACGCGTCAAGTGAGGCGGAGCTAATAACTGGGCTCAGAAGGCTCGTTGAAAAAACGGAGAAGGAGCTATGA
- a CDS encoding 4-phosphopantoate--beta-alanine ligase — protein MVEIPKSHPRYWSLYYREKIIEGMEKGMTAKAGLIAHGRGEAFDYLIGERTIEPAEKAMKAAVAKLLLAEHPVISVNGNVAALVPKETIELAKALNARLEINLFYRTEERVRAIAEELRKHDPDVELLGINPTKRIPGLEHERGKVDEEGIWKADVVVVPLEDGDRTEALVRMGKFVITVDLNPLSRSARMADITIVDNIVRAYPRMTELAREMKDYSREELLAILEEYDNGKTLSDVLAHIRDRLTRLAQGGVWRKERLD, from the coding sequence ATGGTGGAGATACCGAAGAGCCACCCGCGCTACTGGAGCCTGTACTACAGGGAGAAGATCATCGAGGGGATGGAGAAGGGCATGACCGCCAAGGCAGGGCTGATAGCCCACGGCCGCGGTGAGGCCTTTGACTACCTTATCGGCGAAAGAACCATAGAACCAGCCGAGAAGGCAATGAAGGCCGCAGTGGCCAAACTGCTCCTCGCGGAGCACCCAGTCATCTCGGTCAACGGGAACGTTGCAGCACTAGTCCCAAAGGAGACGATAGAGCTGGCAAAAGCGCTGAACGCCAGGCTTGAGATAAACCTGTTCTACCGCACGGAGGAGCGCGTTAGGGCAATAGCCGAGGAGCTGAGGAAGCACGATCCCGATGTGGAGCTCCTCGGAATAAACCCCACGAAGCGCATCCCCGGCCTGGAGCACGAGAGGGGAAAGGTTGACGAGGAAGGCATCTGGAAGGCCGACGTGGTGGTCGTCCCGCTGGAGGACGGCGACAGAACGGAGGCTCTCGTGAGGATGGGCAAGTTCGTGATAACCGTCGACCTCAACCCGCTTTCCCGTTCGGCGAGAATGGCTGACATAACAATAGTCGACAATATAGTCCGCGCGTATCCGAGGATGACTGAACTGGCCAGGGAGATGAAAGACTACAGCAGGGAGGAGCTCCTTGCAATACTGGAGGAATACGATAATGGGAAAACACTGAGCGATGTGCTCGCCCATATACGGGACAGGTTAACCCGACTAGCCCAGGGAGGGGTGTGGCGCAAGGAAAGATTGGATTGA
- a CDS encoding sulfide/dihydroorotate dehydrogenase-like FAD/NAD-binding protein, with amino-acid sequence MYRITAKEELDVRDFFMEVEAPHVARAWKPGQFVVLLIHKKGERIPMSVYYADRETGRLGMFIRRHGKTTFDLWDNFDVGDSLYAVAGPLGMPIEVKHYGNVVFVSDAVCGQAENYATLRAMKEAGNYTISIQTFEDRAHSYPEKFLAKPVADEYYLTTEDGSRGIKGHYLDVLRELIEKDKVDIVFGGGKLGSLKKLAELTREYGIPTIVTVRQIMVDGTGMCGSCRILYDGEIKFACRDGPMFDAHKVDWDDVIRRDGRFVREQEIAKKHYLESKGVV; translated from the coding sequence ATGTACCGAATTACTGCGAAAGAAGAACTGGATGTTAGGGATTTCTTCATGGAGGTCGAGGCGCCACATGTGGCTAGAGCATGGAAGCCGGGCCAGTTTGTTGTTTTACTGATACACAAGAAGGGCGAGAGGATTCCGATGTCCGTCTATTACGCCGACAGGGAAACCGGAAGGCTGGGGATGTTCATCAGGAGGCACGGGAAGACCACCTTCGACCTCTGGGACAACTTCGACGTTGGCGACTCCCTCTACGCGGTTGCCGGACCGCTCGGGATGCCGATTGAGGTCAAGCACTACGGGAACGTCGTCTTCGTCTCCGACGCCGTCTGCGGCCAGGCCGAGAACTACGCCACGCTCAGGGCAATGAAGGAGGCCGGGAACTACACCATCTCCATCCAGACCTTCGAGGACAGGGCCCACTCCTACCCCGAGAAGTTCTTGGCGAAGCCCGTGGCCGACGAATACTACCTCACCACTGAGGACGGCTCTCGTGGAATCAAGGGACACTACCTCGACGTTCTGAGGGAGCTCATCGAGAAGGACAAGGTGGACATAGTTTTCGGCGGCGGGAAGCTGGGCTCGCTAAAGAAGCTCGCCGAGCTGACCAGGGAGTACGGAATTCCGACCATCGTCACGGTGAGGCAGATAATGGTGGACGGAACCGGCATGTGCGGCTCCTGCAGGATACTCTACGACGGGGAGATAAAGTTCGCCTGCCGCGACGGGCCGATGTTTGACGCCCACAAGGTAGACTGGGACGATGTCATAAGGCGTGACGGTAGATTCGTCCGCGAGCAGGAGATTGCCAAAAAGCACTACCTCGAGTCCAAGGGGGTGGTCTGA